A part of Bacteroidota bacterium genomic DNA contains:
- a CDS encoding sigma factor produces MTPATYNRLRTLARACTWDASSAEDLLHDALLVAARKQVDMETEDGRRWLTGVLRNLARQHARGEGRRQQREEDYATQTAAPSTPSLPEELAVPTDLDAEALWAMLPPSVRSVVVLALHGLGKADLRAALGISDTALRQRLRVARRALGTLPADLQRDALARAYARRQRRADTLDLGLIRRALSRRLSTEPKQGTLGIHDPDGHLIVVSTRQS; encoded by the coding sequence ATGACACCGGCCACCTACAATCGCCTCCGGACGCTGGCACGCGCCTGTACCTGGGACGCCAGCAGCGCGGAGGACCTCCTGCACGACGCCCTGCTGGTGGCTGCTCGTAAGCAGGTGGACATGGAAACAGAGGATGGACGGCGGTGGCTCACGGGCGTACTCCGCAACCTCGCACGTCAGCACGCCCGCGGCGAAGGTCGCCGTCAGCAGCGTGAGGAGGACTATGCCACGCAGACGGCCGCCCCGAGCACCCCAAGCCTCCCCGAGGAGTTAGCGGTGCCGACCGACCTCGACGCGGAGGCACTCTGGGCAATGCTCCCGCCGTCGGTGCGCAGTGTCGTGGTGCTCGCCCTCCACGGCTTGGGGAAGGCTGACCTTCGCGCTGCGCTGGGCATCTCCGACACCGCGCTCCGCCAGCGCCTCCGCGTGGCCCGCCGCGCCCTCGGCACCCTCCCCGCTGACCTCCAGCGGGACGCACTCGCACGGGCCTACGCACGACGCCAGCGCCGGGCCGACACGCTGGACCTCGGCCTCATCCGCCGAGCACTCTCCCGGCGGCTCAGCACCGAGCCGAAGCAGGGCACCCTGGGTATCCACGACCCCGACGGCCACCTGATCGTCGTGAGCACGCGGCAGAGCTAG
- the hrcA gene encoding heat-inducible transcriptional repressor HrcA, whose product MPDSRRSIPLRPTAPALSEREQSILRLVVQRFVQTAAPVGSRVISEEDEIVLSSASIRNTMSRLEALGYLGHPHTSAGRVPTELGYRFYVDSLMNVAGLTPGDEAILRQSLDALYGDIEALTRTSSRLLGQLSQLLGVVLTPKLATGTLDRIDVVPLSSSRVMFVLEVRGGLVRTIIAEADAEIRRSDLPRLVTLLNERLAGLSLGEIRKTGAARLDDLLGDPSTPDPAGLVRLVVREADTLFREPPNRRAQVGSPHHLVAQPEFQDPEVVRGLIRMVEDGEAVVHLLEADPVEPGDEDASAIVLIGRELTTDLTGDAIAAPDYAVVTAPYRVGDTIGRVGVIGPTRMDYGRAVALVERVASLLSRSAA is encoded by the coding sequence CGCTTCGCCCGACGGCCCCCGCTCTGTCCGAGCGGGAGCAGTCCATCCTGCGGCTCGTCGTGCAGCGCTTCGTGCAGACGGCGGCGCCTGTCGGCTCGCGGGTCATCTCCGAAGAGGACGAGATCGTGCTTTCCTCGGCGTCGATCCGCAACACGATGAGCCGCCTGGAGGCACTCGGCTACCTCGGCCACCCGCATACCTCGGCGGGCCGCGTGCCCACCGAACTCGGCTATCGCTTCTACGTCGACTCGCTGATGAACGTGGCGGGCCTCACGCCCGGCGACGAGGCCATCCTCCGGCAGTCGCTCGACGCGCTCTACGGCGACATCGAAGCACTCACGCGCACGTCGAGCCGCCTGCTCGGGCAGCTCTCGCAGCTCCTGGGGGTGGTGCTCACGCCCAAGCTTGCGACCGGCACACTCGACCGCATCGACGTGGTGCCGCTCTCCTCGTCGCGCGTGATGTTCGTGCTGGAGGTGCGCGGCGGGCTGGTCCGCACCATCATCGCGGAGGCTGACGCGGAGATCCGGCGCAGCGACCTCCCGCGCCTCGTGACGTTGCTCAACGAGCGCCTGGCGGGCCTCTCGCTCGGCGAGATCCGCAAGACCGGCGCCGCCCGCCTCGACGATTTGCTGGGCGATCCGTCCACGCCCGACCCGGCGGGCCTCGTCCGACTCGTCGTTCGTGAGGCCGACACGCTCTTCCGCGAGCCGCCCAACCGCCGCGCGCAGGTCGGCAGCCCGCACCACCTCGTCGCGCAGCCCGAGTTCCAGGACCCGGAGGTCGTGCGCGGCCTCATCCGCATGGTCGAGGACGGCGAGGCCGTCGTCCACCTCCTCGAAGCCGACCCCGTCGAGCCCGGCGATGAGGACGCGAGCGCTATCGTGCTCATCGGACGCGAACTCACCACCGACCTCACCGGGGACGCCATCGCGGCTCCCGACTACGCCGTCGTGACGGCGCCCTACCGCGTCGGCGACACCATCGGCCGCGTTGGCGTGATCGGCCCGACGCGCATGGACTACGGGCGCGCCGTCGCCCTCGTCGAGCGCGTGGCGTCGCTGCTGAGCCGTTCCGCCGCCTGA
- the dnaJ gene encoding molecular chaperone DnaJ, producing MRDYYEILGLSRSASADEIKKAYRKLAMKYHPDRNPGDEAAETKFKEAAEAYEVLSTPEKRQRYDRFGHAGLRGAAAGGPGGQPGPGFNDISDIFSAFSDIFGSDVRFDFNQRTGGRRGGRAGSDLRVRLKLTLEEISEGVERQLKLRKYITCGACSGSGAEGGEAGYITCPTCKGSGEVRQVSNSFFGQFVNVQPCPQCRGEGRIVQNRCNECGGEGRIKGEEMVTIEVPAGVSEGQYLNLRGKGNAGQRGGPAGSLRVEIEEVEHEHFTRDGLDIIYDLALSVPDAALGTEVEVPTLKGRARLQIDPGIQSGRILRMRGRGLPELGGSRRGDQMVRVHVWTPRDLGPEARAALESLRDDPAFQPETGGEKRSFFSRMKDAFTGN from the coding sequence ATGCGCGACTACTACGAGATTCTCGGCCTTTCCCGGTCGGCCTCCGCAGACGAAATCAAGAAGGCCTACCGCAAGCTGGCCATGAAGTACCACCCGGACCGCAATCCGGGGGACGAGGCGGCGGAGACCAAGTTCAAGGAGGCCGCGGAGGCCTACGAGGTGCTCTCGACGCCCGAGAAGCGCCAGCGCTACGACCGCTTCGGCCACGCCGGCCTGCGCGGTGCGGCGGCGGGTGGCCCCGGCGGCCAGCCCGGCCCTGGCTTCAACGACATCTCGGACATCTTCTCGGCCTTCTCCGACATCTTTGGCAGCGACGTCCGCTTCGATTTCAACCAGCGCACCGGCGGGCGGCGGGGCGGGCGAGCAGGCTCTGATCTGCGCGTACGGCTCAAGCTCACGCTCGAAGAAATCTCCGAGGGGGTCGAACGGCAACTCAAGCTCCGCAAGTACATCACCTGCGGCGCCTGCTCGGGGTCCGGCGCTGAAGGCGGAGAAGCAGGCTACATCACGTGCCCGACCTGCAAGGGCTCCGGCGAGGTACGCCAGGTGTCCAACTCGTTCTTCGGGCAGTTCGTCAACGTGCAGCCGTGTCCGCAGTGTCGCGGCGAAGGCCGGATCGTGCAGAACCGCTGCAACGAGTGCGGGGGCGAGGGCCGCATCAAGGGCGAGGAGATGGTCACCATCGAGGTGCCAGCGGGCGTGTCGGAGGGGCAGTATCTCAACCTGCGCGGCAAGGGCAACGCTGGCCAGCGCGGCGGTCCGGCGGGCAGCCTCCGCGTCGAGATCGAAGAGGTCGAGCACGAGCACTTCACCCGCGACGGCCTGGACATCATCTACGACCTCGCGCTCTCCGTGCCCGACGCGGCGCTCGGCACCGAAGTCGAGGTGCCCACGCTCAAGGGCCGTGCCCGCCTCCAGATCGACCCCGGCATCCAGAGCGGGCGCATCCTGCGCATGCGCGGCCGCGGCCTGCCCGAGCTCGGCGGCAGCCGACGCGGCGACCAGATGGTGCGTGTCCACGTCTGGACGCCACGAGACCTCGGCCCCGAGGCCCGCGCTGCCCTCGAATCGCTCCGCGACGACCCAGCCTTCCAGCCCGAGACGGGCGGCGAGAAGCGCTCGTTCTTCAGCCGCATGAAAGACGCCTTCACGGGCAACTGA
- a CDS encoding Y-family DNA polymerase, producing the protein MRVIALADCSNFYVSCERAFDPMLEKRPVVVLSNNDGCVVARSEEVKRLGVKMAAPYFKVRDRLAKADTAVFSSNYALYADLSRRITAILEGFSPEVERYSIDEAFLHLWADSQAEAEAQGRAIEARVRAWTGIPMRVGLGPTKTLAKMASEVAKQRMREGQPPVVCLWGASQRAASLRTFPVGEVWGIGPRWAKRLRARGVRTAADFAALPDVWVKRNLNVVALRTAHELRGTPCLPLDLVPATRKTLIRSRSFGKPVTNVADLGEALATHTARAAEKLRGEGLVAGGLEAYVTTKRFGPGPHRTLAATARLSPRTLDTTRLLQVVRRLLRQMYVPAAPCSTPYRWKKAGVTLFDLTREVPKQVHLFDPGPTPEHRLLLDAIDGVNQRWGRRTVVWGSQGTVRPVKDTETGQAWSMQQARRSPSYTTGWDGLLQVFAR; encoded by the coding sequence ATGCGCGTCATTGCCCTCGCCGACTGCTCCAACTTCTACGTCTCCTGCGAGCGCGCCTTCGACCCGATGCTGGAGAAGCGTCCCGTGGTGGTGCTCTCCAACAACGACGGCTGCGTCGTCGCGCGGTCGGAGGAGGTAAAGCGGTTGGGTGTCAAGATGGCCGCGCCGTACTTCAAGGTGCGTGACCGACTCGCGAAGGCCGACACCGCCGTGTTCTCGTCGAACTATGCGCTCTACGCCGACCTGAGCCGCCGCATCACGGCGATCCTGGAAGGCTTCAGCCCGGAGGTCGAGCGCTACAGCATCGACGAGGCGTTCCTGCACCTCTGGGCCGACTCGCAGGCCGAGGCCGAGGCGCAGGGGCGCGCCATCGAGGCGCGGGTCCGCGCGTGGACGGGCATCCCGATGCGTGTGGGGCTCGGCCCGACGAAGACGCTCGCGAAGATGGCGAGCGAGGTGGCCAAGCAGCGGATGCGGGAAGGGCAGCCGCCCGTCGTATGTCTCTGGGGGGCGTCGCAGCGCGCCGCCTCGTTGCGCACATTCCCGGTGGGCGAGGTGTGGGGCATCGGTCCGCGCTGGGCAAAGCGCCTACGTGCTCGTGGCGTTCGCACGGCCGCCGACTTCGCCGCGCTGCCGGACGTCTGGGTGAAGCGCAACCTCAACGTGGTGGCGCTGCGCACGGCGCACGAACTCCGCGGTACGCCTTGCCTCCCGCTCGACCTCGTCCCGGCCACGCGCAAGACGCTCATCCGCAGCCGCTCCTTTGGTAAGCCGGTTACCAATGTGGCGGACCTCGGCGAGGCGCTGGCCACGCACACCGCGCGGGCCGCTGAGAAGCTGCGGGGCGAGGGCCTCGTGGCGGGCGGCCTCGAAGCCTACGTGACGACGAAGCGCTTCGGGCCTGGCCCTCACCGCACGCTCGCAGCCACGGCCAGGCTCTCGCCGCGCACGCTCGACACGACGCGCCTGCTGCAGGTCGTCCGGCGGCTGCTGCGGCAGATGTACGTCCCCGCCGCGCCCTGCAGCACGCCCTACCGCTGGAAAAAAGCGGGCGTGACCCTGTTCGACCTCACGCGCGAAGTCCCCAAGCAGGTCCACCTGTTCGACCCAGGGCCGACGCCCGAGCACCGCCTCCTGCTCGACGCCATCGACGGGGTGAACCAGCGCTGGGGCCGCCGCACCGTCGTGTGGGGCAGCCAGGGCACCGTGCGCCCGGTCAAGGACACGGAGACAGGCCAGGCATGGTCGATGCAGCAGGCCCGCCGCAGCCCATCCTACACGACAGGCTGGGACGGGCTCCTGCAGGTGTTTGCCCGATAG
- a CDS encoding M20/M25/M40 family metallo-hydrolase has protein sequence MRLLLVLSLLLALPAQAQIDPADYQEAADRIIEAALADSAAFERLAYLVDTFVPRFSGTQELEDAIDWVMSEMEADGFDEVHGQDVMVPAWQRNGEEATLLHPRGERTLAMMGLGGSIGTLPGGLTAEVLVVSSFDELTSLGDRARGKIVVYNVPFTTYGETVRYRVFGANQAAAAGAVASLVRSVGPISLQSPHTGTMRYDDRYPRIPNAALSIEAAELLQRMQDRGETPVVRLYMGARFGDDALSRNIIAEFRGRERPEEVVVVGGHIDSWDVGTGAMDDAGGSVVTWEAVRLLMDLGLRPRRTIRVVLWTNEENGLRGALKYRESLDTTALRNHQLALESDSGVFDPIGFGFNATDEAFAMLKPIDALVEPVVTPRPDRYDGQFGLLEGGGGADIGPLIRDGVPGMSLNTDNEKYFWYHHSDADTVDKLDAAEVQRCVATVAILAYVAAEMPERLPHRGMLGEN, from the coding sequence ATGCGCCTGCTCCTCGTTCTCTCGTTGCTCCTTGCACTGCCCGCCCAGGCGCAGATCGACCCGGCTGACTACCAGGAGGCCGCCGACCGCATCATCGAGGCCGCGCTCGCCGACAGCGCGGCGTTTGAGCGGCTGGCCTACCTCGTCGACACGTTCGTCCCGCGCTTCAGCGGCACCCAGGAACTGGAGGATGCCATCGACTGGGTGATGAGCGAGATGGAAGCGGACGGCTTCGACGAGGTGCACGGGCAGGACGTGATGGTGCCCGCCTGGCAGCGGAACGGCGAGGAGGCCACACTGCTCCATCCGCGCGGCGAGCGTACCCTCGCCATGATGGGCCTCGGCGGCAGCATCGGCACCCTACCAGGGGGACTTACTGCAGAAGTGCTCGTCGTCTCCAGCTTCGACGAACTCACGAGCCTCGGTGACCGAGCACGCGGCAAGATCGTCGTCTACAACGTGCCGTTCACGACCTACGGCGAGACGGTCCGCTACCGCGTCTTCGGGGCCAACCAGGCCGCCGCCGCCGGGGCCGTCGCCAGCCTCGTTCGCAGCGTCGGGCCGATCTCGCTCCAGAGCCCCCACACTGGCACCATGCGCTACGACGACCGCTACCCGCGCATCCCGAACGCCGCGCTGTCGATTGAAGCCGCCGAGCTCCTTCAGCGCATGCAAGACCGCGGCGAGACGCCGGTCGTTCGCCTCTACATGGGCGCGCGCTTCGGCGACGATGCGCTCTCGCGCAACATCATCGCGGAGTTTCGCGGGCGCGAGCGCCCCGAGGAGGTCGTGGTCGTCGGCGGGCACATCGACTCGTGGGACGTGGGCACGGGCGCGATGGACGACGCGGGCGGCTCGGTAGTGACGTGGGAGGCGGTACGGCTTCTGATGGACCTCGGCTTGCGCCCCCGCCGCACCATCCGCGTGGTGCTCTGGACGAACGAGGAGAACGGCCTGCGCGGCGCGTTGAAGTACCGGGAATCGCTCGACACGACGGCGCTGCGCAACCACCAGCTCGCGCTCGAATCGGACAGCGGCGTGTTCGACCCCATCGGCTTCGGCTTCAACGCGACCGACGAGGCGTTTGCGATGCTCAAGCCCATCGACGCGCTCGTGGAGCCGGTGGTGACGCCGCGCCCGGACCGCTACGACGGGCAGTTCGGCCTGCTCGAAGGCGGCGGCGGGGCCGACATCGGCCCGCTGATCCGCGACGGCGTGCCGGGGATGAGCCTCAACACGGACAACGAGAAGTATTTCTGGTACCACCACTCGGACGCGGACACCGTGGACAAGCTCGACGCAGCGGAGGTGCAGCGGTGCGTGGCGACCGTGGCGATCCTGGCCTACGTGGCCGCGGAGATGCCGGAGCGGCTGCCCCACCGCGGGATGCTCGGCGAGAACTAG
- a CDS encoding S24 family peptidase yields MLPSQPLRIQALLDPEQLLGNLDAPRPLFLSRVAAGFPSPADDHVDQDLDLHAYLVRNPPGTYFARAEGDSMTGKGIHDGDLLVIDRTIEPSNGHTVVAVLNGEMLVKEYRRMGRQLYLLAHNELYPPIRLSEGEECRIWGVVTHVIHAL; encoded by the coding sequence ATGCTCCCGTCTCAACCGCTGCGTATCCAGGCTCTCCTCGATCCTGAACAACTGCTCGGCAACCTCGACGCCCCCCGTCCGCTCTTCCTCTCGCGCGTGGCCGCGGGCTTCCCGTCGCCCGCCGACGACCACGTCGACCAGGACCTCGACCTCCACGCCTACCTCGTGCGCAACCCGCCTGGCACTTACTTCGCGCGTGCCGAGGGCGACTCGATGACGGGCAAGGGCATCCACGACGGCGACCTCCTCGTGATCGACCGCACCATCGAGCCGAGCAACGGACACACGGTCGTGGCCGTCCTGAACGGGGAGATGCTGGTCAAGGAGTACCGCCGCATGGGACGGCAACTCTACCTCCTCGCCCACAACGAACTCTACCCGCCGATCCGGCTGAGCGAGGGCGAGGAATGCCGCATCTGGGGCGTCGTCACGCACGTCATTCACGCATTGTAG
- a CDS encoding polysaccharide deacetylase family protein, with product MLFDASRLAPLPTCVEVLPVMAAKARYALVELLRPLGLRPTWTDREGLSGGGLYYGVTPTAAPARALRLRHHASTAAFFATQQRYEARAATTLRWDDEDWPVLFPLDGEALSSEPFEGADLVASAFYWLSGWHEATTRQRDVHGRFPYAASLHVELDRAAAKPPAIPTVLWPAVDAYRARLGAALAEQGVAFERLGWRTGAQRPAERQGAVCLTYDIDHWRRRRLGVAARALRGIGSWRSLVGPDPFQHGLDLLLDPVEVLGGHATVFLKMSADAAEDVPYRAREADLRRFTRRVLESGGEVGLHPGYFAHDHVGRLLAERDRLARLVGQPVRAVRQHYLRHDAVRTPRLQAAAGFHLDSTLGFSAHEGFRRATTMPVQLYDLDADAPLDLWALPVHAMDTTLFQHRALTPEAVREAFRQVVAQVRRFSGVAVLLWHNTVGDALLHPHQAATYTQVLEDTAAAMPLLTLTEAVESWR from the coding sequence GTGCTCTTCGACGCCTCCCGCCTTGCTCCGCTGCCGACCTGCGTGGAGGTGCTCCCTGTCATGGCGGCGAAGGCGCGGTATGCGCTCGTCGAGTTGCTGCGCCCGCTCGGGCTGCGGCCGACCTGGACGGACCGCGAGGGGCTGAGCGGCGGCGGGCTCTACTACGGCGTCACGCCGACGGCTGCGCCTGCGCGCGCACTCCGGCTCCGCCACCATGCCAGCACCGCCGCGTTCTTCGCGACGCAGCAGCGCTACGAGGCCCGCGCGGCGACGACACTCCGCTGGGACGATGAGGATTGGCCGGTGCTCTTCCCGCTGGACGGGGAGGCGCTGTCGTCGGAGCCGTTCGAGGGCGCCGACCTCGTGGCCTCGGCATTCTACTGGCTCAGCGGCTGGCACGAGGCGACCACGCGCCAGCGCGACGTCCACGGGCGCTTCCCGTACGCGGCATCGCTGCACGTCGAACTCGACCGTGCCGCTGCGAAGCCTCCGGCAATACCGACCGTACTCTGGCCTGCGGTCGACGCCTACCGCGCACGCCTAGGCGCGGCGCTGGCCGAGCAAGGCGTGGCCTTCGAGCGGCTGGGCTGGCGCACGGGAGCGCAGCGGCCCGCCGAGCGTCAGGGGGCCGTCTGTCTGACGTACGACATCGACCACTGGCGCCGGCGACGGCTCGGCGTGGCGGCACGCGCTCTCCGGGGCATCGGGTCGTGGCGCAGCCTCGTCGGGCCCGATCCCTTCCAGCACGGCCTCGACCTGCTGCTCGACCCCGTGGAAGTGCTGGGCGGGCACGCGACGGTATTCCTGAAGATGAGCGCCGATGCGGCCGAGGATGTGCCGTATCGGGCGCGCGAGGCGGATCTCCGCAGGTTCACGCGCCGCGTCCTAGAAAGCGGGGGCGAAGTCGGCCTGCATCCCGGCTACTTCGCCCACGACCACGTCGGCCGCCTCCTCGCGGAGCGGGATCGACTGGCCCGCCTCGTCGGTCAGCCTGTCCGCGCAGTTCGGCAGCACTACCTCCGCCACGATGCCGTCCGGACGCCGCGGCTCCAGGCCGCCGCCGGGTTTCACCTCGACAGTACGCTCGGCTTCTCGGCCCACGAGGGCTTCCGGCGCGCGACCACGATGCCGGTGCAACTCTACGACCTCGATGCAGATGCGCCGCTCGACCTCTGGGCGCTCCCGGTGCATGCGATGGACACGACCCTCTTCCAGCACCGTGCGCTGACCCCGGAGGCAGTGCGGGAGGCGTTCCGCCAGGTCGTCGCGCAGGTGCGGCGCTTCAGCGGCGTGGCGGTGCTGCTGTGGCACAACACGGTCGGCGATGCGCTCCTGCATCCCCACCAGGCCGCCACCTACACGCAGGTGCTCGAAGACACGGCCGCGGCAATGCCCTTGCTCACGCTCACCGAGGCGGTGGAGTCGTGGCGGTGA
- a CDS encoding nucleotide exchange factor GrpE → MSTTPINPDARDSVSQHIGTNTDAAEVALHAVDELAERQLQIEELNDENDRLVADLAAAQDQVKRKAAEFENYRRRTTAELGQAAARGRAEAVVRILDVYDDFRRSLQAATETAEKQSTDDPAFEGLREGVELVYRKFTGELEKLGVQPIKTVGEPFDERVHEALMQQPVDDPEITSGTILAEIQRGYALDGRVLRHARVVVAQ, encoded by the coding sequence ATGTCGACGACCCCCATCAACCCCGACGCGCGCGACAGCGTGTCGCAGCACATCGGCACCAACACCGACGCTGCTGAAGTAGCCCTCCACGCCGTGGACGAACTCGCCGAACGCCAACTCCAGATCGAAGAACTGAACGACGAGAACGACCGCCTGGTCGCTGACCTCGCCGCCGCGCAGGACCAGGTCAAGCGCAAGGCCGCGGAGTTCGAGAACTACCGCCGCCGCACGACCGCCGAGCTCGGCCAGGCCGCCGCCCGCGGCCGCGCCGAGGCCGTCGTCCGCATCCTCGACGTGTACGACGACTTCCGCCGCTCCCTCCAGGCGGCCACGGAGACGGCCGAGAAGCAGTCCACCGACGACCCGGCCTTCGAAGGGCTCCGCGAAGGCGTCGAACTGGTCTACCGCAAGTTCACGGGCGAGCTGGAGAAGCTCGGCGTGCAGCCCATCAAGACCGTCGGCGAGCCGTTCGACGAGCGTGTCCACGAGGCGCTGATGCAGCAGCCGGTGGACGACCCCGAGATCACCTCCGGAACCATCCTCGCCGAAATCCAACGTGGCTACGCCCTCGACGGGCGCGTGCTGCGCCACGCCCGCGTCGTCGTCGCCCAGTAG
- a CDS encoding VOC family protein, producing MSTPTLSALFFYVRDLDRTAAFYGDVLGFHVERAEGHDGAYLIASAGEDQPAFVFYPADEPPGRSPVVVFGLEGGIEEAFAALVRHNVEIVTPVSEAPDGGLTADFLDPDGHVLSYYQPVEQA from the coding sequence ATGTCTACCCCCACCCTCTCTGCCCTCTTCTTCTACGTCCGCGACCTGGACCGCACGGCTGCGTTCTACGGCGACGTGCTCGGGTTTCACGTCGAACGCGCCGAGGGCCACGACGGAGCCTACCTCATCGCATCGGCGGGCGAGGACCAGCCGGCGTTCGTGTTCTACCCTGCGGACGAGCCACCTGGCCGCAGCCCGGTCGTCGTGTTCGGCCTGGAAGGCGGGATCGAAGAGGCGTTCGCCGCGCTCGTCCGCCACAACGTCGAGATCGTGACGCCCGTGAGCGAGGCGCCCGACGGTGGGCTGACCGCCGACTTCCTAGATCCGGATGGGCACGTCTTGAGCTACTATCAGCCTGTCGAGCAGGCTTAA
- a CDS encoding HD domain-containing protein, whose translation MPSRFKLFSDPVHGFVSVPKGLVLDVIETPEFQRLRRIRQLGLGHLVFPGAEHTRFGHALGAMALMQQALGVLHEKGTPLSPQEVEAAHLVALLHDIGHGPFSHTLEHDLIGDDETGTFHHETMSRALIARLDDRFEGRLGLALALFDGTYARPFFHELVASQLDVDRLDYLRRDSFFTGVAEGVVGVERIIKTMRVHPTEGGPGSRIVIEAKGAYAVESFVLSRRLMYAQVYLHKTVIAADHVLRSAFARAQVRAAAGDPAVEASAPPLWFFLANRITTAQATEPEVVDAFARLDDTGLLYSLTRWMESDDPILADLSARFLQRRLFQTRYLDAEPTEADLARWHAQAADWLVGRGVPATVAETAAPLYVTPGVSRLRAYAQAHTSICILERDGRIRELSEAPDAISVGAMAGAVSKPYVCFPKDLDLHL comes from the coding sequence GTGCCTAGCCGCTTCAAGCTCTTCAGCGACCCGGTCCACGGCTTCGTGTCCGTGCCGAAGGGCCTCGTGCTCGACGTGATCGAGACACCCGAATTCCAGCGGCTGCGGCGCATCCGGCAGCTCGGCCTCGGCCACCTCGTCTTTCCTGGCGCGGAGCACACGCGCTTCGGCCACGCGCTCGGGGCAATGGCGCTCATGCAGCAGGCCCTCGGCGTGCTCCACGAGAAGGGCACCCCGCTCTCACCGCAGGAGGTCGAGGCGGCGCACCTCGTGGCGCTGCTGCACGACATCGGCCACGGGCCGTTCTCCCACACGCTAGAGCACGACCTGATCGGCGATGATGAAACGGGCACGTTCCACCACGAGACGATGTCGCGGGCCCTCATCGCGCGGCTCGACGACCGCTTCGAGGGGCGGCTCGGCCTCGCGCTCGCGCTCTTCGACGGCACCTACGCGCGGCCCTTCTTCCACGAACTCGTCGCCTCGCAACTCGACGTGGACCGGCTGGACTACCTCCGCCGCGACTCGTTCTTCACGGGCGTTGCCGAGGGCGTGGTCGGCGTGGAGCGGATCATCAAGACGATGCGCGTGCACCCGACCGAGGGCGGGCCTGGATCGCGCATCGTGATCGAGGCGAAGGGCGCGTATGCCGTCGAGAGCTTCGTGCTCTCGCGGCGGCTGATGTACGCGCAGGTCTACCTCCACAAGACGGTCATCGCCGCCGACCACGTGCTGCGGAGCGCGTTTGCCCGGGCACAGGTCCGCGCTGCGGCAGGCGATCCCGCCGTGGAGGCGTCGGCCCCGCCGCTCTGGTTCTTCTTGGCCAACCGAATCACGACGGCACAAGCCACCGAGCCGGAGGTCGTGGATGCCTTCGCGCGCCTCGACGACACGGGGCTGCTCTACAGCCTCACGCGCTGGATGGAGTCGGACGACCCGATCCTCGCCGACCTTAGTGCGCGCTTCCTGCAGCGCCGCCTCTTCCAGACGCGCTACCTCGACGCGGAGCCGACCGAGGCCGACCTCGCCCGCTGGCACGCGCAGGCTGCCGATTGGCTCGTCGGGCGCGGCGTCCCCGCCACCGTTGCTGAGACTGCAGCGCCGCTCTACGTCACGCCAGGCGTGTCGCGGCTCCGCGCCTATGCGCAGGCGCACACCTCGATCTGCATCCTGGAGCGCGACGGGCGCATCCGCGAACTCTCCGAAGCACCCGACGCAATCTCGGTGGGCGCGATGGCCGGCGCTGTCTCGAAGCCGTACGTGTGCTTCCCGAAGGACCTCGACCTGCACCTCTAG